The following coding sequences are from one Alosa alosa isolate M-15738 ecotype Scorff River chromosome 13, AALO_Geno_1.1, whole genome shotgun sequence window:
- the dgat1b gene encoding diacylglycerol O-acyltransferase 1b has translation MDDREIVGPITRQRRVTLSNTRRGSLKNLNELNGRLNEKSDRAGKTKRKAQESQAENANEKNKRNGRGDKMSCHTLQESLLSSSSEFSNYRGILNWCVVMLVLSNARLFLENLLRYGILVDPIQIISLFLKDPYSWPAACLVIVCNVFIVVALYVERQLAKGSISEQFGMFIHFLNLSIILCFPMATVLCLPSITPVGASFALGVYTIVLLKLYSYKDVNKWCRERRQVRARSLSRSLSCPSSPTISSSSQTHVSYPGNLSLRDLYYFVFAPTLCYELNFPRSPRIRMGFLLRRLFEMLLLTQLLVGLIQQWMVPVIQSSMKPLQEMDYSRMVERLLRLAVPNHLIWLIFFYCFFHSSMNFMAEVLQFGDREFYRDWWNSETITYFWQNWNIPVHKWCLRHFYKPMLRRGGSKWASQSAVFFLSAFFHEYLVSVPLRMFRLWAFMGMMAQLPLAFFVGRYLRGNYGNAAVWMSLIIGQPIAVLMYVHDYYVLHYQELPQTTGL, from the exons ATGGATGACAGGGAAATAGTTGGTCCCATCACTCGTCAAAGACGGGTAACCTTGTCGAATACGAGACGTGGCTCTTTGAAAAACCTAAATGAATTGAACGGAAGATTAAATGAGAAATCTGACAGAGCAGGCAAGACGAAGCGCAAGGCACAGGAATCCCAAGCTGAAAATGCAAACGAAAAAAACAAACGAAACGGTCGTGGTGATAAAATGAG TTGTCACACGTTGCAGGAGTCCCTGCTCAGTTCTTCCAGTGAATTCAGTAACTACAGAGGCATCCTCAACTGGTGTGTTGTCATGCTG GTGTTGAGCAACGCACGCCTCTTCCTGGAGAACCTCCTGAG GTATGGAATCTTAGTGGATCCTATCCAAATTATCTCCCTGTTCCTGAAGGACCCCTATAGTTGGCCTGCAGCATGCCTGGTCATTG TGTGCAACGTGTTCATCGTCGTGGCCCTGTATGTGGAAAGGCAGCTGGCGAAG GGCTCCATCAGCGAGCAGTTTGGGATGTTTATTCATTTCCTCAACCTGTCAATCATCCTGTGTTTTCCCATGGCAACTGTTCTGTGTTTGCCCTCCATTACTCCAG tgggagCCTCTTTTGCTCTGGGCGTGTACACCATCGTCCTGCTGAAGCTGTACTCCTACAAAGATGTGAACAAGTGGTGTCGGGAGAGGAGGCAGGTCAGAGCACGCAGCCTGTCCAGATCGCTCTCCT GTCCATCCTCACCAACAATTAGCAGCTCTTCTCAGACTCATGTCTCTTACCCAGGCAATCTCTCTCTGCGAG ACctgtattattttgtatttgccCCCACACTCTGCTACGAGCTTAACTTCCCTCGGTCTCCGCGGATACGCATGGGCTTCCTGTTGCGGAGGCTGTTTGAGATG CTGCTACTTACACAGCTGCTGGTGGGCTTGATACAGCAG TGGATGGTCCCAGTTATCCAAAGTTCAATGAAACCACTGCAG GAAATGGATTATTCTAGAATGGTGGAGCGACTCCTCAGACTGGCG GTTCCCAACCACCTGATCTGGCTGATCTTTTTCTACTGTTTTTTCCATTCTTCTATGAACTTCATGGCCGAGGTGCTGCAGTTTGGGGACAGAGAATTCTACAGGGACTGGTG GAACTCTGAGACCATAACTTATTTCTGGCAGAACTGGAATATTCCCGTCCATAAGTGGTGTCTCCG GCACTTCTACAAGCCCAtgctgaggagaggaggcagtAAGTGGGCCAGCCAGTCTGCAGTGTTCTTCCTCTCAGCGTTTTTTCATGAG TACCTGGTGAGTGTGCCTCTGAGAATGTTCAGACTGTGGGCGTTCATGGGGATGATGGCACAG CTTCCACTGGCTTTCTTTGTGGGCCGCTATCTAAGAGGTAACTATGGGAACGCAGCAGTCTGgatgtcactcatcatcggtcAGCCCATTGCCGTCCTCATGTATGTCCATGATTACTATGTCCTTCATTACCAAGAGCTACCACAAACCACAGGACTTTAG